CCATAACACCCTCAGGGCTTGAAAGGCCAAACTCGACCTTTTGTGACGCCGCCACTGCATCCCACCTGCTGCATGTACTGTGGATGAGATGTCAATCCTAATTGATGTGACAGAAACATCATGTCTTTtgtcctctctcttctcttctcacAGTGATAATGAAGGAGGAcagaaatagaataaaaaatgtCTTATTCTTGTATTTCCCTGATAAGCATGTTCTCGTTTTGGCACACTCTCTATCTTCTTGCGACCTGAATTTCTTGATTTAtggtaaaattttatattttatattgattCTGCATGCTTTACCAGCTTTACCATACATGACACCGTCATGGCAAatatattaaattcataaaatgttATTTTGTCTAATTAAATAATGTGATCGAAGTGTAGTAGTTCAAAATTTAATTGATGGTGATATTCTTCTCAAACTGTTTTGATGATTTGATGTTTTAACATGCAAGAATTTTCGGCCACCATATGACTATCAATTTCACTTTGATTAgtattacttttatttatagGTCAGAAGTCTAATATGGGGTATTTGACACAGTATAATCTACAGATGGACATTaatcacatttaatttaataccaCTATGTAAAATGAACTTGTCTAACGTAAACTTTCAATATGTATAATTTTTAGGCGGTAGCAATAAATTAAGTTTTATGTGACAATTTTGCATGTGATTGtgatttgtttgtgtatttatAATGCGATCATTTTCATAAATGAATGTTGGTCCATGTAGCACAATCATATTATTAAAATgggcaaaaatatatattatcgaatcaatattgtaattttttttactattaacACGCGTTTAATAAGACATAATTAACGAATCAAAGATTTTGTTCTCTTTTTACTAAATAATAATTGCTCCATAATGAGGAAAATAGGGATTCGAGATGCATgtttaaatattactcctactagTTTATCTCTATATTTTCTATCCAAATAAAGATAAACATACATAAATTATAGGTACATAATCGACCAATTTTATTTAACCATTTATATTATTTCCTTGTTAGTTACTCCTAttacatttttaaatatattaaaaaattggttttatataatttaatctATAGATGGACATTaatcacatttaatttaatactactatgtaAAATGAACTTGTCTAACGTAAACTTTCAATATGTACAATGAACTCGTCTAACGTAGTAATATTTAAATTGTTGGatgtataaaaatttaaaaagtaacgCAGCTGGattattatatatgtgtatattttctaaaatatagtaaaatccATATAGTGTCTCAAATAGCTTAAAAGTCAAAAgtgtatttaattattatttgagGAATACAATCTAGTCAAGTATGTTCAGCCTTGAGTTGACAACGGTGCAGACTTGTGCAGCGTATGCCTGCAGAAATGCAGGTTTCGTAGGTAAAGAGACTAAACTGTGCTTCagcccatttgggcattttcgtccggaaaatggcaaaaaaaacaaggtttgtgattatatattttgttagatatCTGTGATGACGTTTTTAAATGTTAGAGGTCTCTGCTGTTACAAGGTGAAAAGTTAGGGACCTTTTGTGCAGTTCACTATATTTTCATTTATCTCTCTCTAGTATTGGAtataatatttttcttataatttgagtgtctgaaataatatttttcatttcatttttaatcacTTTATGTTAaatcatctttctctctctctctaaaacttttaaaaaataaaaaatacaatataattcttaaatatattaattataaaagttaaattataaatataattatcaaAAACAACTTTtaactaaatttaattattatgtaAAAGTATGACTAACTTTTACTAAACTTATTCTATCTATTgttttatagtactatttaCATTTCTAAAATCTGGACCCAAATTAAAGACTTTTATTGGCGAGGAAGTATAAAATGCTGAAATTATGTGGTTTACGTTTAACAACCGTTTCCTTGGATAGCCTAACGATAAGAAAACTCAATCAATAAAGCTCAAGCTCAGCAGTAAATCCACTCCAATGGCGGTGCTACACACCTCTTGCCATCCGTATCCAATCAGCCGCCGTAAATTCACCAAACTCAGGAGGCTGCCGGTGCTCAAAGTGCGGGCAATGGCCAAGGAGAGCGGCGCCGCTGAGGCAGCCGCCATCGTGGGCGGACTAGTGCCGACGCCGGTGATCGGTTGGTCCCTCTACACCCTCAAGACCACCGGATGCGGGCTTCCTCCCGGGCCGGCGGGCTCTATAGGCGCGCTGGAGGGAGTGAGCTACCTGGTGGTGGTGGGCATTGTGGCGTGGTCGCTCTACACCAAGACCAAGACGGGCTCGGGCCTTCCCAACGGGCCTTTTGGCCTCTTGGGGGCTGTTGAGGGCCTCTCGTATCTCTCCTTGTTGGCTATTGTTGTTGTGTTTGGGCTGCAATTCGTTGAGCAAGGATCCATTCCCGGCCCGCTTCCTAGTGATCAATGTTTTGGTTAATCATTAATTACTAAATCTTGTGTTTCTTTCTCCCATTTGTCATTCATTATTTTAGTAGGATATTGTGTATATACTAGTGCATTTGCTTCTTATTTGGATCAATCTAAAGCATTGAATTGAAGTTTGTTTGGAAGTCATATTGGAAAGGTTTCTATTATTGTAGTATTGTGTTAGGTGTCTTCTATCACGTCAAACTCATTGTAGAGTTCAAATCTACTTTTACAAAGAAAACAAATTATCTATCCAATAGATATAGTCATTTCTTAATGGTATATTCAGGTGTGATCAAGGTTGATCGATCCCACGGTCAACCTATTAAAGccaaaatatttcattatacGGAGTATTTAGTTTTTTAAGCTATCCTCAATGATCTTTAGTAGTGATGATCGTTGTACCGCCTCTATCTTATGATATCAATGAAGACCTTTTTTATTGCGTTCGACATCATGATTTTGTATCCACTATTGCTTAAAGGAATGCAAAATTTAATCTATTGGAGTAGCAAAGCAATAAACTCGGCAAACTAACAAATTACATgagattttatttttgttatatgcGGGAACATTTTTATGTTATCCACTTATCTAGTTTTGACTAGATAAGTCGTGATATATTTTGATAACTACAAAATAGGCAACTAATTACCTCCAATCATGAAAGAGAAAAGATAGATAAAGGCTGTTTTATAGGAAGGCAAACAAATGAGGCAACCCCTTGTAAGATAGCAACTAACTCAATTTGCCATATTTTCTCTGTCTTGCCTTTGAAGACGTTCAACCTATCTTCCGAAGCCAAAAACCAAAAGGAGAGATAGAGACAGAGCACAATCAAATTCAATCATCCCAAGAAACTAGGGACTCCATTCAATTTCATGATCACCATCAAGATTGAAGAAAAAAATCATTAGTTTTTGGCTATTACAGAAACACAACGAATTCATGTATGTGATCATCTTGCAATGATCAATGAAGGTGGAGTTTCTTAATTAAATAGCATTATGTCGTCGTCTTCATCGTCATCGGAGGCTACTCCCccatcatcttcatcttcaacgGACTCTCCACCCTCTCCTCCTGCAACAACGCCTCCATCAGATTCCACGCCGCCGCCCTCTCCTCCCACATCAACACCGCCTCCGCCCTCCCCAACATCAACTCCACCCCCGCCCTCTCCTCCAACATCAACGCCGCCTCCACCTTCACCCCCAACAAGCacccctccccctcctcctcccaCCCAATCCCCTCCAACCTCGCCGCCTCCATCACCACCAACATCTTCCCCTCCGCCCCCCGCCTCTTCATCCCCTCCCCCTTCCCCTCCCTCCCCCGCAAAATCCGAATCTCCCCCATCATCAGAATCTCCTCCTTCGCCGGCATCCTCCACTACTCCAACACCGTCTCTTCCATCAAACCCAACCCCAGCCACTCCCGCCCAAACTCTCCCTACACAAGGAGCCGCTGGTTCCTCACCCGTAATCCCTTCCCCCCATTCAAAACCTATCTCTCCAGAAataccctctctctctcccaacCTCCCCCTACCTCGCTCAGCCGGTTCAACCGAAACTCTTCCGCCATCTTCCAAAGACTCTCAGAATGTTAATGGAGTTGTCGTCATCGGAGTTGTAGCCGGAGTAGGAGTAATCATTGTACTCCTCTCTATCATCTTCTGCCTCTTGtgtaagaagaaaaaaaggaaatctGATTATGTACCAAACGCCCAATACTACAACCAAGATCCGTCTCTGTGGCGCGGGCAGCAACAACCTATGGATCCGAACATGAAGCTCCACCCCGCGGGAAGCTTCATGGGAGGCGGGTGGGCCCCTGGCACGAGTGGTGAATTCAACTCGGGTTATAATAACTCAGGGCAACATGGTGCGATACAGTCGCAGAACGTGGGAGGTATGTACCAGTTTAGCTACGAGGAGCTTGCCAACGCCACCAATGGCTTCTCTCAGGTCAACGTGTTGGGCCAAGGCGGTTACGGCCTTGTTCACAAGGGTGTTTTGCCGGATGGGAGGATTGTCGCTGTGAAGAGCCTCAAGAGCGGGAGCGGGCAGGGCGAACGAGAATTCCAGGCGGAGGTTGAGATCATCAGCCGcgtccaccaccgccaccttgTCTCTCTCGTCGGATACTCTGTTGCTAATGGCAACAAACTCCTCGTCTACGAGTTTGTTGCTAATAAGACGCTCGAGTTTCATCTTCATGGTTCTTTCTTGCATTTTCTCCACTTCTTCATTATGTACTTTaagagttgtgatcaattgagaacTATCTTAAATTGAGAACTTATCAATTGACAACATAAAATATGTCAGTTGCTGACTTTCAATCCAACAGATATAGTTCATGCTGCCAACTAATATCAATTGACAGCTAATAGGGTTTCTGTCGCCAACTGATATGTCTTGTTGCTGCCAACTTCTCAAGTTTTCATTTTAAGATACTCCAGTTCTTAATTGATCACGATCTATACTTTGATGTTGTATCTTTGATCATAtcaatatatgtatatgtgtatgtgtggtTGCAGATAAAGGTGGAGCTGGGCTTGATTGGGGGACAAGGCTTCGTCTTGCAGTTGGCATGGCTAAGGGGCTTGCTTATCTCCATGAAGATTGTGTGATTCTTCTTCCTCTTTGGTTTATCTTTTCTTGTCTACATATGTTCACTGATCTTGGTATTTTGATTATTGTGATTGTAGGTAGCCCGCGGATCATCCATCGTGATATCAAAGCTGCGAACATTCTTATTGACAACAACTTTGAAGCAATGGTACtcattatcattatcatcatcatcgtcataatcatcatcatcatcatatacTATATACATATGTGGGAAAATCACGTAAAGAACATGAAATTTGTCCAAATCTAATCCTTCCCGCAACTTTCAATATCATTTGGAAGAAGTGTTTATTCGTACAGTTACTATAACGTTGTTTTCTTTATGAATATATGTCATTATTCACGTGATTTCTCTGTTGGCATATTAAATACAATCTTGCTAAAAACTTTGTCGCGTGGTATTTGCGAGAAACTTTAAATTTCATTATTTCATTGACTATTCGCTGAAGTTATGAGACCGGCCAGAATGTGATCAGATTTCATGTTTTTATCGAGAAATTTGGCGTGTATATATCCTCTCTATGCAAGTACTATTCATGATGGTGTGGGTTTTTGCAGGTGGCTGATTTCGGTTTGGCTAAACTCACTACCGATAACCACACTCATGTCTCTACACGCGTGATGGGAACTTTTGGGTGAGCTATCTGATTCTTACAATCCTATAAACATAAGTATCATGACATTAAATATTTATGACTTCAGATACCTAGCGCCGGAATATGCTTCGAGCGGGAAGCTGTCGGAGAAATCCGACGTCTTCTCGTTCGGGGTAATGTTGTTGGAGATTATCACGGGCCGGAGACCCATCGATCTCACCAACATGATGGAAGATAGCTTAGTAGACTGGGCTCGGCCTCTTCTCAGCAAGGCACTCGAAGACGGAAACTTCGAAGAAGTGGTGGATCCGGGGCTTGAGGGTAGATTCGACCACAGCGAGCTCTCTCGCATGGCGGCATGCGCGGCGGCCAGCATACGCCATTCGGCGCGAAAGCGCCCTAAGATGAGCCAGATTGTGCGGGCCCTCGAGGGAGACTCGTCCCTCGATGACCTGAACGATGGGGTCAAGCCTGGCCAGAGCGGCGCGTTCAACCCTAATGGGGGCTCAGATGCGTACGACACGCGCGCGTACAATGCGGATATGATGAAGTTCAAGAAGATGGTCATGGCGTCGGAGGAGTTCACCAGCAGCGAATACGGCGGCGATTCCTCTGAGATGGAACGAAATTGATTTCGTGTCGTCGCACGTTTTCCCCTCGAATCAGACAAACTAGAGAAGGGAATCCCGTTGAGTTTATGTTCGTCCCGTTGCTAAAGGGAGCCGAACTTAAATCAGATTATGAACCATGAAAAGAAATGCTTGCTTAACTGATCACAAGAATACCGGTTATCATACATAATATCGGCCATTTACTCGTCTTTCCTTCCAATTTCGTCAAGTGGTCATGCTAGAGACATAAATTGTCTCGGATAATTATGAGAGTAATATTTGATCAGTTGTATTTAATGTAATTTTGCTGTGACTGATACCAATTCAAGCTATTTCATGAAGAAAATGTGATAATCCAACCAATTTTAATCACTGAATCATTTCATCTGAGCGTATTTCAATTTCTTAAactaagaaaaagaaattaaaataatactccactttcaaacaaaatcaatataaatatatgttgCGTCTTCTTGACTTATACTCAAAAGTCAAAACACGTCACGTtgcataattatttattttaaaaaaattgaaaaactatCGAGGTAATATGTTTTGATATTTGTATATAGTTTGTGTACtttaattgatatattttgtattgattttttttttactttgacaTTTATACCTTTTCGATTTTGAGGCCACAAGGACAGGATGGTAAAAAAGCGTGTTTGAATTTATTGTATTCAACATACCATATGGTATAATTAGTACAAATACATGATACAATTAAGAGTAAAGGTCATTTTTTGTCCTAAACGTTGTGATCAAAATATGAGTTTGGTCTAAAATATGAGTTTTTTGAAAataggtccataacaaatgaaaatgttgcCAAAATAGTCCCTTTTTTACAGTTCCATAAAAAAGCACTAACGGTCAACGCAATTCCACACATTTTCTTTTATACTCCTATTTCTCGAAACCCATACCGAACTCAACAGATGGAGTACTTACTAAAATTATCTCAAtctaatttatcaaatttaagTGATGTTAGATTCTTTAAATAAGACAATAGTGAGTATGACATAAGTCCAATCAAAATTTATCCACTATACAATTAGTCACATAAATGGAGATGAGATGAATAGTCGTGACATATAGAGTATTGGTATTATAGAGACATATCaagatatattattattaattgaaatttaaaggaaaaaattaattaaacaaaagatAACAGCAATAGACAATTAGACATGGCAATACTCCAATTCTAGTAATtacgaattttaataattgGGCTAAATTAGAATTCAGAATCCCATCATACGGtagtaataatattaatataactcctattaattaataaaataaaatcgccaaaaaaaggaaaaggaaaaaaagaaaatctaTTGCAGAGGCAGAGCTCCGCCGGCAGCGGCCGTTTTCCTTTCATGACTGAGATCGATGCTGCTTCCATTTTTATCTGAATtcttcaattactttttctgCATTTGGTTTAATTAGTTATGAGAGACGATGACGCCCTACCCGTATCCACGCCCACTCATTCTTCATCCGTATCTTCCCTATCGTCGTCTAGGAAGGATGCTGCTTCTTCGGATTTTTCCTCCATCTTCGGCCGCGGCCGCTACAAGTTTTGGGCGCTCGCCGTGATTTTGTTGCTCGCATTCTGGTCCATGCTCACCGGCACCGTCTCCCTCCGCTGGTCCGCCGGAGATCTCGATGACAGCTTCACACTGGACTACCATTCACCCTCCGCCGATGATCTAGACGTTCTCGTAACTTCTCTATCCCTGTGCAATCAAACATTAATAAATTCTATGagtttaatttttgtttatccAATGAGTAGCAATCAATCCACTTAGTTTGAAATTTAGGGTTTTGGAGAGTTTTGACAGTGTGATCGA
This sequence is a window from Salvia splendens isolate huo1 chromosome 14, SspV2, whole genome shotgun sequence. Protein-coding genes within it:
- the LOC121764443 gene encoding proline-rich receptor-like protein kinase PERK5, with product MSSSSSSSEATPPSSSSSTDSPPSPPATTPPSDSTPPPSPPTSTPPPPSPTSTPPPPSPPTSTPPPPSPPTSTPPPPPPTQSPPTSPPPSPPTSSPPPPASSSPPPSPPSPAKSESPPSSESPPSPASSTTPTPSLPSNPTPATPAQTLPTQGAAGSSPVIPSPHSKPISPEIPSLSPNLPLPRSAGSTETLPPSSKDSQNVNGVVVIGVVAGVGVIIVLLSIIFCLLCKKKKRKSDYVPNAQYYNQDPSLWRGQQQPMDPNMKLHPAGSFMGGGWAPGTSGEFNSGYNNSGQHGAIQSQNVGGMYQFSYEELANATNGFSQVNVLGQGGYGLVHKGVLPDGRIVAVKSLKSGSGQGEREFQAEVEIISRVHHRHLVSLVGYSVANGNKLLVYEFVANKTLEFHLHDKGGAGLDWGTRLRLAVGMAKGLAYLHEDCSPRIIHRDIKAANILIDNNFEAMVADFGLAKLTTDNHTHVSTRVMGTFGYLAPEYASSGKLSEKSDVFSFGVMLLEIITGRRPIDLTNMMEDSLVDWARPLLSKALEDGNFEEVVDPGLEGRFDHSELSRMAACAAASIRHSARKRPKMSQIVRALEGDSSLDDLNDGVKPGQSGAFNPNGGSDAYDTRAYNADMMKFKKMVMASEEFTSSEYGGDSSEMERN
- the LOC121764698 gene encoding uncharacterized protein LOC121764698, which translates into the protein MAVLHTSCHPYPISRRKFTKLRRLPVLKVRAMAKESGAAEAAAIVGGLVPTPVIGWSLYTLKTTGCGLPPGPAGSIGALEGVSYLVVVGIVAWSLYTKTKTGSGLPNGPFGLLGAVEGLSYLSLLAIVVVFGLQFVEQGSIPGPLPSDQCFG
- the LOC121763803 gene encoding uncharacterized protein LOC121763803, translating into MRDDDALPVSTPTHSSSVSSLSSSRKDAASSDFSSIFGRGRYKFWALAVILLLAFWSMLTGTVSLRWSAGDLDDSFTLDYHSPSADDLDVLDMEEREKMVRHMWDVYTNSLRMKLAGFWQEAFVAAYEDLTSEVPEVMEDAISEIARMSARYLDLSPPPRYSSLSLGLRNLNIKDKEKQS